A stretch of DNA from Thermodesulfobacteriota bacterium:
ATCATCCTGGCCGGAAAGGAAATCGCTCACGGTTCGATCCGTGTGTGGGTGCAGGCCCAGGAATGGACCGAGGTATCCCACTTTCAGGAAAGCGGCTCCGACTCGCGCCACTTCATGGCCGAGACCGACGCGCTGGACATCACCCGGATCGTCTTCGGAGACGGATTGCGCGGAGCGGTTCCCGACACCGGCGCGGAAATCCGCGTCGAGTACCTCGAAACCCTCGGGGCCGAAGGCAACCTGGGTCCCCATCTCGTCACCGAGCTTCTCACGGCCATCTACTTCGACGGCGGTCTGGTTCCTCTCGCGGTCACCAACCCGGTCCCCGCGACCGGCGGAGCGGACCGCGAGACGCTGGAACACGCCCGCCGACAGGCCCCGGCCGAGGTGCGCTCGCTCTGGAAGGCGGTCACCAAGGAGGATTACCTCGCCCTGGCCGAAGGGTTTCCGGGCGTGGCCAAGGCCCAGGTTCTCGACGTCAACGACTGCAAGAACATCCGCTACTACCAGGTCAACCTGGCTGTGGCCCCGGACGGCGGCGGTCCGCCGTCGGCGCTTCTCAAGCAGGACCTCGCCGAATACCTGGAATCGCGCAAGGTCATCACCGTCGAGATCAACCTCTTCGATCCCGTCTATCGGCCGGTCTCCATTGACGCCGAGGTGTTCGCCTATGCCGGCGAGGACCTCGACCTGGTCCGGAGCCTCGTCGAACAGGCCTTGGCGGACTTTTTCGCCTTCGACCGCATGAGCTTCGGCGAACCGGTGCATTTCTCGGATCTGGTAGCGCTTCTGGACGGCGTGCGGGGCGTGAGCCACGTGCGCATGTACACGCCGACCCAAGACGTCGACATCCGCGCCGGTCAGATCGCGTCACTCGGTCAGGTCAACCTCAACGTGCGGAGGGCGTCCTGATGTCCTCCTACTTCGAAAAGAAGCTCATCGACCTGCTTCCGCCGCTCTACCGCGAACGGGATGAGTCCGGCGATCTGGATGCCTTTCTCAAGGTCCCGGCCGCGAGCCTGGACGAACTCAAAGTACTGGCCGAGCGTTTCCCCGAGATTTTCGACGTCGGGCGTTGCGAGGAGAGGTTCCTGCCGTTTCTCGGAGAGATCGTCGGCCACCGCTTCGATCCCACCGTCGATGCCGCCGCTCAGCGCAGGCTTATCCGCGAGGCCGTGGAGATTTACCGGCGCAAGGGCACCATCCCCGCCATCGGCCGATCGCTCGTTGACATCGGGTGGGAGGGACGCATCGAGGAGACTTTCCACAAGGCGCTGCGTCTGAACCGCCGTTCGGTCGTCGGACGGGCCAAACTGCCGGGGCTGATCTACAGCCTGGGCGTCTACCGCATCGACAGCGACAACCTCGTCCAGGGAGTCCGGGACGCGCTGCCCTTCCATCATCCCGCGGGGACGCGGGTCTTCTTCCTGCAGTGGCTCTACTCGCTCCTGTCCATGGAGTCGGATTTCGAGGCGGTCATCAAGAAGGTCGTCGAGCGGGTGTGTCTCGGGCATCTGCACGAAACGTTCGTGGTCAACCACAATGCCCTGAACACGGATTTCCATCTCACCCGCAAGAACAAGACCTGGGGTTGGTGGCGGATCACCGACGGCACAACGCTCATGCAGGACATCGAGCGCGCCGCGGTGTGCGTCTCCCGCTGGCATGGCCGCTCGCCCCGGTTCCGTCTGAACACCGGAGACCTCAACGCCGAACGTCTGCCGAACCTGTGGATCAGCGAACGGCGTGCGGCGTTTTGCTGCGAGATCGAAACCAAGCCCGCGGTGGAACCGGGCGTCTCGTTCATCCGGCTGGCGGGCCAGGAACTGAATCGTTCGCGCCTGAACCGTTCCGCGCAGCCTTGCCGGGTCAAGTTCCGGCAGAAAGATCTGCTCTCGGAAGCCGTCCAGGATGCGCCCGACCTCGCGGGAGACCGCCGCACGCACCGGTACGGGAAGCGGTCACGGCTCTCCCATTGGTTCCGCGTCGGGCATTCGAGGCTCGGAAGGGACGACAAGGTCTCCGGCGCTGCCGTGGGCCGTCACCTCTTCATCGCCGCTTACGCCGACGCTCAGTGGTCGGAGGTATCCGGCGCATGGGACATCGTAGACCGCTGGCGCGCCCGCAGGCCAGGCTTCTCCCTGAACAACAAGGCGCTCAACCTCGCCGAACTGACCGACGCCTATGTGACCGAGGCCCGCGCATCCTTCGAGATGGACGTGGACACGGGCATTCCGCGCCGAAGACGCGTGGAGACGCTCCTGCTCAACCGCCGCAGGCTGAACCACACCGGCTTGCTGTTGTCGGTGGACCGGACCCGGCCCATGCGGCTCGGCTCGATGCCGCTCAACGGATCGGGCTTCCGCAGGTCGAAGCCTTGCCTTCGCTGGCGTTTCCGCCAGCGGGACGATCACGCCCAGGCGACCGCCGGTTTCGAGGCGGCGGCGAACCAATACACGGTCACGCAATGGCCGGCGGCATAGGAGAGATCGATGGCGATACATCTGTACGAAGACATCATATTGACCCAGAGGATATCCGAAGGGGACCTCACGAATCCCGATGACGACACTTACAACGGCACGGACGGGGAAGCGAAAGACAAGGAGCTGTTCGTGGCCAACGAACAGACGACCCTCGCCGCGGCCCTGGCATCGGGGGCGACCTCGCTCCAGCTCTCCACGCCTCGCTTCACCGACGGCGAAATCATCATCGTCGACGACGAACAGATGCGCATCCTGAGCGGCGGCGGGACGACCGTCCTCGCCGTGGAACGCGGCTACGGCGGCACAACCCCTGCCGCCCACGATTCGGGTGCCGCGGTCTACTCCGGGTACGACTATACCGGGCTGGTGATTGAACCGGTGGATATCGCCGGGGGCGACGAGTCGGCTTGGTACGCGCTGGCCCTGACACAGGCGGGTCTCAGTACCGCCGTCGGAGGAGCGCCTCTCAACCTGGGAGACAAGGCCCACGACGTGACTCTTTCGTTCTGGCGTCGCTGCACGGTGCCGTCCGGAACGCCGGTGCAAAACAAGACCGACCTCAAACTCCGGCTCACCGGCACGGAAAACCCGATCCTGTAGGAGGAACGTATGGCCTATCACAGCACATCCGGGACCGCTTCAAACACCGCGGATTTCCTCGTCCGCCTGAAAGATTTCCTCGTGGGAACGGTCGGCTGGACGCTTCGGGACGACCGCTCCGGTGACGCGGAGCCCAGTTACGTCCTGGCATCCGCGGGAGAGAGCGGAGCCGAAGACATCTTCCTCCGGTTCGTAAACGACAGCGCGGTGGACCGAATTGCGGTCCGCGCCTACCTGTACTGGGACGCGGCCACACACACGGGCGTGAAAGAGGCGTTCCACACAAGCTACACCTACATCAAGACCGTGGATGCTTCCGCATTCCTGTATTGGTTTTACGCGGACAGGGATCACGTCTTCATCGTGACCAAGATCGCAGCCGTCTACTACGGCCACTATTGCGGCCTTCTGAAGCGCTTTTGGTCCGGAGCCGTCGCCGTCACGCAGTCGGCCGCATCTCCGGGTTCAGGGGTCACGCTGCAGGTCAACGACGCCTCCATCTTCAGGGTCGGGGGCAATTACCTGATCAAGGACAACGCGGGAATCGAACGCGTCCAGGTGACGGCGCTGGATACGGCCGCATTTCCCAATACCATCACCTTGGCGAGCCTCGTCGCAGCCTATGCGCTCGGAGCGAAGATCGGCGAGGACCCGCAACCGGTCATCGTCGGCCACTACCAGTCCCCGGGCAGCTTCTACGCCATCAACAAGTTCGACGGCTGGGCGAGCGCGACCGGCCAGACCGGCACCTGCGGCGCGGCCCACGGCGGTTTCCAAACCGCCAGCAATCCCGATCAGCGCCAGGGGCTCATCACGTTGTTTCCGTGGCTCTCGGCCCATACGACGGCGGCCTACAAGGAACTGCGGGGCGAACTGATCGAGGTCTACGCCCACGGCGGCGGGATCACGGACTCCGAAGATGTCCTCGATCTCGGAGGAGTCACCTACAAGGTTTTCAACCTGTCCGGTCCGGGCTGGTGCGCGGTGAAGGAGTGATTCCATGGCGATGAGGCAAGGCAACAAAAAGGAGATCGAGGCGAACGCCGGACGCCTGACCCCGATGTTCCGGGTGGTCCGCAACGTCGGCAAGGCGAACAGAATCACCGGGAGGTTGAGACGTGGCAATCCGTAGCGGAAATCGACTCGCCGTAGCGCCCTTCGCGGGCCCCGTGGTTCCGATGAACCGCGCCCGGATGCCGGCCTTCCCGGCGGTCGTTTTCGAGGCCGTCGGCGCGGCATCGGAAACGCGGACAATCCGACGCGACACGGATGCGGCCTTGAGGATCACAGCGGAGGTGGACGCCCCCGCCGACATCCAGACCGTGATCGTGCGGCCGGTCCTGCGGAGCTTCGACCTGCGGGGATGGGTGGTCCGTTTCCCGACAACCCTTTCCGACGCAGCCGTCCGGATTCACCGGCCGGTCGAACGGCGGAGCGATACCCGCTGCGCGGTGTTCGCCGAGATCGAGCGGACGGCGGATTCGGAACAGCTTGTGGTGCGCGAGACAGCCCGTCAAGCGGAGGTGCGCCAGACCGTCTTCGCCGTGCTGATCCGCGAAGGCCACACGATCCAGACCTGAAGGAGGAATAGCAATGTCACTTGGACTCATCGTCAAAACGGGCCGCATCCTCACCGCCCGGCTGCTCATGGGAGACCCCATCGAGGGCATCACCCACTGCGCCATCGGTGATGGGGACGCCACGTTCACCGATCCCGTCAATCCGCCCGCGCCGGACATCGACCAAACAGCGCTCAAGAACGAGCGGGCCCGCAAAAAGCAATACAAGCGTACCTTTCTCAAGGAAGACCCGGAGGGAACGCTCATCGTCAACGGCATCCATTACATCGAAACCGGCGAGGAGACCCAGACCATCGGCGTCTTCTTCCGCTTCGAGGAAAACGAAGCCAACGGCATCACCATCCGGGAATACGGATTCTTCGGCGGAGACGTGGCCTACATCGCCGGACTCCAGTCCGATTATGCGGCGAACGGCGTTTACCACCCGGACACCAATCCGACCGGCGAGGTGCTCGATCCCGGCTATCTGTACGAAGTGAAGAACATCCCCGACTTCAACAAGACCTCGGACACGCGGGTGGAGCTGGTCGGGGTCATCAAGATTTAGGAGGAAAGACCATGTCCATCTCGCGCGATACGTTCGACCCGGCGAAAAACTACAAGCGGGTCCGCTACCACCAGGACCGGGACCTGCTCGACTCGGAGCTCAATGAGCAGCAGGACATCATCAACAACGAGCGTAGGAAGCTCGCGGACATCCTCTTCAAGGAGGGGGCCATCGTCAGCGGCTTCGGCGTGACGGTCGCGGCCAACGTGCTCACCGTGGCCGAGGGGCTGGTCTACATCGACGGCTGCCTGGAGCGCGTGCCCGGCGCGGTGCTCACCTACGACCCGGCCAAGACGAGCGGCGCGGATTACGTCTATGTCGAGCTGCTCAAGTACAACTACGGCTACAACCAGGACGCCGCGCTCATCAACCCCGCCACCGGCGAACCCACCGCCGAGCGTGAGAAGTGGGTCTTATCCCTCAAGAATCACGACACGAGCGGCGAGGCGTTGCCCAACAACGTGACCCAGCGCAAGGTGGTCGCTGTCCACAAGTTCGACCGCGAAACCGGCGACGTGACGGCGACCGTCCGCGAAAAATCGAACCTCTACCTGCAGGACCTGCTCGGGACACTGCCCGGAAGCCGCATCACCGTGGCGTCGATCACCGAGGATCAGCTTGCCTTCGCGGCCGCCGAGGGGCTGAACTCGCTGCTCCAGAACCTTGCGGAGCGGACCTACGACCAGGCCGGCAGTTATCTGGTCAAGGGACTCGACAGCTTCATCGGCGACAACGACGGCCAAAACGTCGAGGTGATCACCAACGCGGGCCGAGCCTATATCCAAGGGTTCCGCCTGCAGAAAGACCTGCCCACAACCACCTTGGTGCCCAAGTCCACTGCGGTCAAATCGGTCCGGGGTGAACAGAAGACCTACGTGGTCGGCACCCGGCGCTATGCCCTCAACAACACGCCTCTCAAGGAAACCACTCAGGTCGAGGCCATCGTGGAGATCGTCTCCAACATCACCCGCGGCTCCGTCGGGGGCGGCGAGGACCTGCTCGTTCCCAACCCGGTAGTGGATATCATCGAGGTGAGCCAGGGCGCGACGGTCTTTCAGGAAGGAGCGGACTGGCAGCAGTCCGGCAACTACGTGGACTGGCTGGGTTCGGGCAACGAGCCCGCCATCGGCACGACTTACACCGTCCGCTGGACCTACACCAAACAGATGATCGAGGGGACGGACTACGTGGACGGAGGCTGGTTCGGACGTTCGGGCCATCCCGCGGCTGACGAGTATTTCTATCTGGTCACCGCGCAGAGCGCCGCCGGCGAAACCCCGTACGATCCCGCCAAGGTCGTCTCGCGCGACACCCCGGCCGGTGAAATCAACCGCCTCTCCTGGCTGCCGGTCAGCGGCGCGACCGGTTACCGCATCTATCGCGGCACGCAAAACGCGGCCCGCGCGGACTTTCAGCGGCTCAAGGACGTGGCCGCCGGGGTTACCTCATACACCGACGATGGCGTGGACGAGGTTGTGGGCGGCAACCCGCCCGCCTCCAACACGAGCGGCCTGACCATGTCCCCGGTGCAGGTCGAGCCCGGCAACCTTTCCATCATCAATTTCGGCCGCGCCAATATCGGCGACGAGCCGGTGGCCGGCTCCAACTGCAGCATCGACTACGACTACTATGTCGGACGCAGGGACATCATCTACGCCACCACCCGCGAGATCAAGCGGCTGGAAGGCGCTCCGGCGGACTGGCCGAAGCTGCCCATCGTTCCGGAAGGCACGCTCGGACTCTGCAGCGTCGATTGTCCGCCGAATTCGGTGGACCTGACGGTCCAGAACTTCGGCCTGACCCGCGTCACCATGGACCAGATCCACGAGATCATCAAGGACGTCGAGGACCTCAAATACAACGACGCCCAGTTCCAGATGAACAACGAGCTGCAGAACCGGGACGCCCAGACCAAGAAGGGCGTCTATTCCGACGACTTTTCGAACGACGCCCAGTCCGACATCTATCACAGCGAGTGGAGCGCCCGCATCGACCGGGTCCGGCGCTTCGCCGCACCGGCCAGGACAGCCTCGGCCACCGTGCTCACGGTAAACCCCTCGGCGAGCAACGCCTTGTTCAAGGGCAGCCTCGCGTTGCTCCCGGCCACGGAACGTGTGCTCGTCGAGCAGACCGACTGGTCCGAGGTCAAGAACATCAACCCCTACGCCGTGTTCGAGAAACCCGATGCCTCAGTGGAGATCACGCCGAACATCGGCAGGCGCGGCCAGACAGGGATCGCCGTGGTCGGGTCCAACTTTCAGTCCAACGCGAACAACGTGACCATCCGCTGCGACGGCCAGGTGGTGGCGTCGGGTGTCCATGCGGACACCGCGGGCCGCGTGAGCGCGTCCTTCGTCATCCCCGAGAACGTGCGCAACGGCAACCGCATCGTGGAAATGACCGACGGGCTCTATTCCGCCCGAGCCGGCATTCAGATCAACGATCCGATGGTCATCACCCGCATCGAACGCATCGTCGAGGAGCGCATCATCCGCGTGCCCGTGGTTCAGGTGGTCTGGCGCACACAGATCGTCACCGTGCGCAACGATCCTCTGGCCCAGACCTTCAGCTTCACCGAAGACAAGGTGGTCTCCGGTGTTGGACTGTACTTCACAGCCAAAGACCCCTCCATCCCGGTCACGGTTCAAATCCGCGGCGTCACCACGGGTCTGCCCAACGGCGTGATTTTCGCTGAAAAGGTCCTGGCCCCTGGCGACGTAAGTCTGAACGTCGAGACCAAGGTCGTCTTCGCCAACCCGTTTTACGCGCAGGCGGGAACCAGCTATGCCGTCGTGTTGCTTACCAACAGCAGCAACTACCGCATGCGCGTCGCCACCCTGGGGCAACTGGGTCAAAACGGCGTGATCACCCGGCAGACCTATGCGGCCGGCGTGCTCCTCGAAAGCTCCAACGCCGAAACCTGGACCCCGCTCAACGGCTCCGATCTCACCATGAAAATCTATGGCTACGACTTTCAGCCCAGCGGGGAGGTGCGCTTCCAGCCCATCACCGGCGTACAGTTCAGCGATCTGAACCTGGATGAATACTCATCCGTCCCTCAAGGCACCGGCATCGCTTGGGAGTATTCCACCGACGGCGGCGTCCTCTGGGACGCCATCGTGCCCGCGGAGGAGGAGCGCCTCCCCAACTTGGCAAGTCAAGTGCTGGTCCGGGCGCTTTTTTCCAGCAACGCCGCCAACATCTCTCCGGCGTTGATCTACAAGGATGTGAACCTCATCGGTTATCTCAACAATACCACGGGAAAGTACCTTAATCGGGAAAACGAGCTCACCCAGGGCGTTTCATCCACCAAAATATACACACAGATGAACATCCCGAGCGGGACGACCATCAACTGGTTCGCCTCCAATAACGGCGGCGCGACCTGGGAAGCCATGTCGATCCTGACGACGCGCAAAATCGACCAGGAGTGGACGGAGTACACGCTCACCAGAACCTTCTCCGACCCGAACGGAAACAGGGTCCGCTACAAGGCGGAGATGACCGGCAACAACCTGGTGTACCCGAGGATTCACACCCTCGGTGCGACGCTGAGCTGATCGGAGGGACGTCATGATCGTTCGCAGACAAGGCGGATTGACCGAGTTCATTCCATCACCACAGGAGAAGCGTGACGGAATCCTCCGGGACCACACCCTCGATCTGCTCGCCAACCTGGACGCCCGCTTGCGGCGCATCGAGGAGCGGCAGGGCATTGAGCCGGACGCCGCCGAGGCGTTCGCCGGACTCATGGCCCGCATCAAGCGGGAGGAGATCGAGGCCGGGCGGATCAACCGGGAACTGATGGACGCCGGATACCTGCATGAAGACCTGTCCGCCGCGGCGCTTGCGGCGCAGGCCGGGAGGAACCAACCATGAGCATCACCATCAAGAGCAACACCGATACGATTCTGGAACTGCCAGGGCTTACGGGTACGCTCGGGCCCGGAAAGGCCGCCGTCGTTCAGGCGATGACCCCGGACCTGCTGCGCGCCGTTGACCTCGGCCTGCTGCTGGTCCCATCGGGAGCGGAACCGCCCGAGGGGCTGCCGCCGGTGGTGTTCGACCACCGCTACCCGCACGTTCTGCCTCTGACGGCCGCTCGTGCCTACTATGTCCGCGTCCTCCGGTTCCCGGGCGCTTTCCACGACGGGACCCGACCCCGGAACTTCATCGCCTACTACGGCGATGGAGCGGGCATGAGCTGCGCCTTCTCCGACAACGGGCTCGCTTGGGACAAAGAGAAAAAGGTCACCGGCATCGCGGTCAACGGCTATCACGTGGTCTGCGCCCTGGAGACCGCTGCCCGGCTGCGCATCCTCTACTGGAATCCGGACGTTCCCAACCAGCCCTATGCCATGGCCGGGCTGCGCACGGCGGTCTGCGATCCGTCGGTCGACCCCGCCGCGTTCACGTGGGACACCCCGTGCGCCGGCGACCTGGTCACCGAGGGAAGCGTCCAGGTCTGGAACCGCGGCCATTACGGTCCGTCGTTCCTCTGGTACAACCCGCTGCCCACCTCGGTCGAAGGAAGACCTTTCACCTGGCGCTACGCCATGTATTTCATCGCCTCGACCGGCGGCAACGACAGCCTCGGCTTGGCTTGTTCCGACGATGCCGTCGAATGGAAACTGATCGGAAACGGTCCGATCCTCTCCGGTTTGATCAACCCGCAGCCTTGGGAAGGCGTGAACGGCTACGTCTCCGCCGCCCACGTCGAGCGGCTTCCCGACGGGCGATGGTGGATGCTCTACTCCGGGGGCTCCGCGGGAAACGCCGGGATCGGCTATGCATGGTCCTGGGACCGTGTCCACTGGCGCAAGGCGGAGATCAACCCCGTGTTCAAAAACGGCAGCGGGCCGTTCCTCGAACGCTGCTACACGCCGAGCCTGGTCCGGGACGCCGACGGCTCGCTGCTCCTTTACCACGCGGCCAAGGATGCGACCGCCTACCGGACCTTCGTTTCCCGTCTGCGGGCACCGGCCCTCGGATGGCGTGACTTGCTCGGCCCGGACCGGCTCAGCCAGGGTCTCACTGCGCGGGAAGCTGTCCGGCGTGGCGTCGGCACCCAGGCCGAGCGCGACGCAGCCATCCCCGCCCCGTCCATGGGCGACGAGTGGTTCAACACCGACCTCGCGGGCGGCGGAAAGTGGGAGAAACACACCGGGACGATCTGGAAGCAGACCTGATTTCCGGAACACCTCACTTTTCTTCGGTTGCCGGGAAATCCCGTATTCCC
This window harbors:
- a CDS encoding baseplate J/gp47 family protein; protein product: MGRASIAYTNKDYDSLRRELLARVPQLTDRWTDFNASDLGVVLLELFCGIGDMLAYYLDAQAAEAFLPTARQRQNVINLCKLISYRLDGPVAATTSLRFSLAAPLDADLVIPAGTTCRARLEENDIVFETAEDATIPRSRTSVDAGARQGKRKTETFTADGDTGDPIILAGKEIAHGSIRVWVQAQEWTEVSHFQESGSDSRHFMAETDALDITRIVFGDGLRGAVPDTGAEIRVEYLETLGAEGNLGPHLVTELLTAIYFDGGLVPLAVTNPVPATGGADRETLEHARRQAPAEVRSLWKAVTKEDYLALAEGFPGVAKAQVLDVNDCKNIRYYQVNLAVAPDGGGPPSALLKQDLAEYLESRKVITVEINLFDPVYRPVSIDAEVFAYAGEDLDLVRSLVEQALADFFAFDRMSFGEPVHFSDLVALLDGVRGVSHVRMYTPTQDVDIRAGQIASLGQVNLNVRRAS
- a CDS encoding phage tail protein translates to MSSYFEKKLIDLLPPLYRERDESGDLDAFLKVPAASLDELKVLAERFPEIFDVGRCEERFLPFLGEIVGHRFDPTVDAAAQRRLIREAVEIYRRKGTIPAIGRSLVDIGWEGRIEETFHKALRLNRRSVVGRAKLPGLIYSLGVYRIDSDNLVQGVRDALPFHHPAGTRVFFLQWLYSLLSMESDFEAVIKKVVERVCLGHLHETFVVNHNALNTDFHLTRKNKTWGWWRITDGTTLMQDIERAAVCVSRWHGRSPRFRLNTGDLNAERLPNLWISERRAAFCCEIETKPAVEPGVSFIRLAGQELNRSRLNRSAQPCRVKFRQKDLLSEAVQDAPDLAGDRRTHRYGKRSRLSHWFRVGHSRLGRDDKVSGAAVGRHLFIAAYADAQWSEVSGAWDIVDRWRARRPGFSLNNKALNLAELTDAYVTEARASFEMDVDTGIPRRRRVETLLLNRRRLNHTGLLLSVDRTRPMRLGSMPLNGSGFRRSKPCLRWRFRQRDDHAQATAGFEAAANQYTVTQWPAA
- a CDS encoding DUF4815 domain-containing protein, with the protein product MSISRDTFDPAKNYKRVRYHQDRDLLDSELNEQQDIINNERRKLADILFKEGAIVSGFGVTVAANVLTVAEGLVYIDGCLERVPGAVLTYDPAKTSGADYVYVELLKYNYGYNQDAALINPATGEPTAEREKWVLSLKNHDTSGEALPNNVTQRKVVAVHKFDRETGDVTATVREKSNLYLQDLLGTLPGSRITVASITEDQLAFAAAEGLNSLLQNLAERTYDQAGSYLVKGLDSFIGDNDGQNVEVITNAGRAYIQGFRLQKDLPTTTLVPKSTAVKSVRGEQKTYVVGTRRYALNNTPLKETTQVEAIVEIVSNITRGSVGGGEDLLVPNPVVDIIEVSQGATVFQEGADWQQSGNYVDWLGSGNEPAIGTTYTVRWTYTKQMIEGTDYVDGGWFGRSGHPAADEYFYLVTAQSAAGETPYDPAKVVSRDTPAGEINRLSWLPVSGATGYRIYRGTQNAARADFQRLKDVAAGVTSYTDDGVDEVVGGNPPASNTSGLTMSPVQVEPGNLSIINFGRANIGDEPVAGSNCSIDYDYYVGRRDIIYATTREIKRLEGAPADWPKLPIVPEGTLGLCSVDCPPNSVDLTVQNFGLTRVTMDQIHEIIKDVEDLKYNDAQFQMNNELQNRDAQTKKGVYSDDFSNDAQSDIYHSEWSARIDRVRRFAAPARTASATVLTVNPSASNALFKGSLALLPATERVLVEQTDWSEVKNINPYAVFEKPDASVEITPNIGRRGQTGIAVVGSNFQSNANNVTIRCDGQVVASGVHADTAGRVSASFVIPENVRNGNRIVEMTDGLYSARAGIQINDPMVITRIERIVEERIIRVPVVQVVWRTQIVTVRNDPLAQTFSFTEDKVVSGVGLYFTAKDPSIPVTVQIRGVTTGLPNGVIFAEKVLAPGDVSLNVETKVVFANPFYAQAGTSYAVVLLTNSSNYRMRVATLGQLGQNGVITRQTYAAGVLLESSNAETWTPLNGSDLTMKIYGYDFQPSGEVRFQPITGVQFSDLNLDEYSSVPQGTGIAWEYSTDGGVLWDAIVPAEEERLPNLASQVLVRALFSSNAANISPALIYKDVNLIGYLNNTTGKYLNRENELTQGVSSTKIYTQMNIPSGTTINWFASNNGGATWEAMSILTTRKIDQEWTEYTLTRTFSDPNGNRVRYKAEMTGNNLVYPRIHTLGATLS
- a CDS encoding VrlD, producing the protein MIVRRQGGLTEFIPSPQEKRDGILRDHTLDLLANLDARLRRIEERQGIEPDAAEAFAGLMARIKREEIEAGRINRELMDAGYLHEDLSAAALAAQAGRNQP